ACATGTTCTCTGGACAAGAACTTTATTACAAATATCCAAACGGTGATGAAGTATATAATGTTGTAGCCGCTTACCTATGTACAGAATTTGATGGGGCGCTTAAAGAAGATGGAATTGAAGTGCAAGAAGTCCGTTTTTTTAATTATGGAGAATTGCCTAGCGAGTTGTCACCTCCTGATGTTCCAGTCATTAAGAGATTTATGGATCGTTTTATGAAGTAAGACCACATCTTACTTAAAGTGTCACCTTTCCCAGCGAACCATAATACGATGAATTATGAACCATGACATTAGTCCGGAAAGGTGTGCGATTATGAACGGAACAATCCTAAATTTCTTTGCTGGCGGCAATACGGCACGCGGCTTCTACAACCTCTATGAGTCGTCATTGCAAGGTTTAACACGTCTGTTTGTTTTAAAAGGAGGCCCAGGTACCGGGCAGACCAAGCTAATTCGTGAAATCGGTGATCATATGGCGAAGCAGGGCTATGAGATCTGGTTCATCCACACTGCCTCAGATAACGATTCACTTGACGGAGTCGTTATTCCAAAATTAAATGTAGGAATCGTGGATGGAACAGCTCCGCGTGTAATTAACCCTGAACTTCCTGAGGAGTCAATTGTATACTTAGATTTGGAGCAGGCTGCAGATCAGTTCCAGTTAAGCCAGCACAAGTTGGAAATCGATAATTTAGTGGGAGCAATCAAGCAAGAGCACGAACTCGCTTATGCTGGCTTTGCTGAAGCACTTCGCATTCATGACGAATGGGAAGCGATTTATATCGCTAAAATGAATTATCAAGCAGCCGATGAGCTGACACAGGAGTATATTCAGCTTCTGTATAGTGATCGGAAATTTGAAAAAGCCAGCCGGGTAGATCACCGTTTTTTAGGTGCAGCTACGCCTAAAGGTGCAATGGATTTTGTTCCTAATCTAACTGCAGGATTAAAAAGATATCTGGTTAAAGGACGTGCGGGCTCAGGCAAATCTACACTGTTGAAGAAAATAGCGGCTGAAGGCATCAAGCGTGGCTTCGATGTTGAAATTTACCACTGTGGCTTCGATCCAAATAGCCTTGATATGATTATTGTTCGTGAGCTCGGATTTGCTATTTTTGATAGCACGGCTCCACATGAGTACTACCCAGATCGCGCCACCGACGAGATCGTCGATATGTATTCCCGGTGTATACAGCCTGGCACAGATGAAGAACATTCCGAAGCTATAGCCGGCATTAAAGAACGATATTCGAGCACCATGAAACAATCCACACAACATCTGACAGACGCAAAAGTATTCCTGGATGCGTTAAAGCAAATCTATGCTTCAACCGTGGATTTTGTTCGAGTAGATCAGATTAAATCGCAGATTGTACAGGAAATCAACGAGATTGTTGAAAGTCCACTGGAGGTTTAAACCTTCATTAAAGATCGCTCTCTTAGAGGGCGGTTTTTTTTTAAGAGAAAAGTAATTGGTATGGTTCATACACACCAATGCGGTTATTTCCACTGCAACTGAATCCAAGTATGCTCTCTCTATGAATAAAGTAAAGGGAGAGTCAAACCAATGAATGATCAGAGAATGATGTTTAGATTAGGTCTAAAGGATTCTATCGCAATTGTTGCAGGATTTATCCCTGCTTGTTTTACGTTTGGATTGGTCGGTAAAGGTCTTGGTCTGGGAAGTCTGGAAGTATTCTTATTGTCAGCGCTCGTATTTGCGGAGGCTAGTCAATTTATCGGTGTAAAAATGCTTGCCGCATGAGCCGCCGCTCCAGTGATCTTACTGCTTACCCTAATCATTAACCTTAGATATTTGTTTATCAGCTTATCCTTTGGAAGGCAGCTAAATCGTAATATCAGTTACCTAGCGAGAACCTGAATTGGCTTCAGTTTAACAGAAGAGGTATATGCAGTTAGCATGATCCCACGAGAGTTACCAAATCGTGAATCGGATAATGAAGAAAATAAACAATCATTAGGTCTTCCTTATCTGCTTGGGTTACAAATTCCTCCTTATGTGGCTAACCTGATAGCAACGGCTTCGGGGATAACCCTTGCTTCCAATATCCCAGCTTTATATTTATCGGCGTTAAACACCTCATTATATGTCTTGTTGATTGCACTTGTTGTCCCTCAATTAAAAGGCAGCTTACGAAATAAGATTATTTGCATATCAGCTGCAGGATCATCATGTTTGCTGCATCCCTTACTGGGGAATTCTTCGATCCTTATAGCTATGTTAATCGGCATGGCAGGGGGCTCCTTATTTAGAGTGCAGGTCGAAGCGGAGAAGGGGGTATCCGTATGACTATATTAATCATTATGGGTATGGCTATAATTACTTTTTCATTTCGTTTTGTGCCTTTGCTATTTACGAATCATACGAATGGTTCTAGCAAAGTCCAAGCGCTGCTGGAGTATTTGCCCATAGCGGTTCTTAGTGCGTTAACGGTTCCTGGAATTATTCAGGTGGACCCAGATGTTAATCTTGTGGGTATCGCATCAGGAACTGTCGCTGTTATACTGGTATTAATTAGAAAAATTCCGCTGCTCTTCGTGATTCTAGGCTCTGTTTCCGCAGCACTACTCGTAAAAATGCTTACCATGTATTTTTAAACTAAAGTCGGAACAGAAGGGGAGGACCTCTTATGAAGCATGATTTGCTGATCACACTCGATAAAGAACGACAGATTCCGTTTAGCCGTCAAATTTACGAGCAAGTTCGAAATGCTATTCATTCTGGAGCTTTAAGTGGGGGTGACCCCCTGCCTCCGTCTAGAACTTTGGCCAATCAGCTTGGCGTATCCAGAAGTGTGATCCTTCAATCCTATGAGCTACTTCAGGCAGAAGGTTATCTGGAGATGAGAAAAGGAGCGGGAACGTTTATAGCAGAGTTGACCTTGCAGGAGAAAGTTACCAAAGACTATGAGAGCCCTTACAATTTTATTACTAAGGGACCTGATTTCCTTACGCTTAATCCTCCTTCTACTAGTGAAGTTGATCATTTGAACCCGGTATTCTGTGATTTTCGGCATGGTGTGCCTGCTTGGGATGCGTTTCCTATGGATCAGTGGCAAAAAGCGCTAATGAATGCTTGCCGCCGCGCCTCACCGGATACTTTAGGTTATGGTCCTGCGGAGGGTTCACTGGGACTACGCCGAGAGATTGCACGTTTATTACGTTCAACACGATCCATGCCCGTTGTTCCGGAACAAATTGTGATTACCTCTGGGGCTACGCAAGCTTTGGATATTTTATCGAGGATCTTCTTATTTAAAGGTGATCGTGTCATTGTTGAAGATCCATCACATAGTGTTATGCGTGAAATTTTTTCTTTTGCTGGGGCAGAGGTCATCTCTGTTAAGGTAGATCAAGATGGCATCTGTGTGGAAGAAATCCAAACAAACAGTGATAATGGTAAAGAAGTCAATCTTCAAAAATCACCAAAGTTAGTGTATGTCACTCCTTCTCACCAGTTTCCTTTTGGGATGACACTGTCCTTGAAACGAAGAGTTCAGCTGTTGGATTGGGCCAAAGCTAATCATGCTTTTATTATTGAAGACGATTATGACAGTGAATATAGGTATGAGGGTCCGAAGCTGTCCGCGCTTGCTGGGCTAGATGTAGAAGGTAGAGTGATATATGTTGGCAGCTTTAGTAAAGTATTATTTCCTTCTCTGCGGATAGGTTATGTTGTGTTGCCTCCGGCTTTGATTCAGTCTTTTTTGGCCGTCAAATGGATTACGGGTCGTATGTCTTCTGCTTTGGATCAAGAAGCTTTAGCGGAATTTATTCAGAATGGACACTATGCAAGACATGTTACACAGATGGGAAAGCTGTATGCTTCTCGTAGAGCCTGTCTCGTAAACAGTTTGAATACTGAATTTGGAAGTCGTGTTCGATATTATGGCGAGGAAGCCGGACTGCATTTACTGATTGAGCTGGAGTCGGATGCCGAAGAGAATCGCATTGCTGAAGTAGCGCTCCGTTACGGAGTTCGTGTATATCCTGCATCGTCTTATTTTGTAAGGAGCAAACCCAAAGGGCCAGTATTTCTACTTGGATATTCTAATCTCTCTGAGAACCAAATTAAGATGGGCGTGAACAGACTGATGATAGCCGAAATTGAAGCTGAAGCTGCTGTTAGTAGAAGTCATTTGTAATAAAAAAGTTGGAACTTCATCATATAACTTGCATGTTCCCTCTATAGTTCCAGCCTTCAGGCATTCATAATGAAAGGTGAATATATTTCTATTTCTGGAGGTTATTATGAAACGATTTATTATAGGGATTGATCTCGGTGGGACTAATATCAAAGCAGGAATTTACGATACTGATTTTATTGCTGTAAAAGAAGTATCTACGCCAACAGAAGCTGCTAAAGGTCCCTCACATGTGCTGGGACGGATTAGAGAAGCTGTACGTTTGATTACAGATGAAGTGAATATCCCTTTGAACTTAATAGTAGGTATGGGAATCGGAGTGCCCGGATTACTTGATCCGGTTGCTGGGATTTCTTTTTTCTCGCCGAATTTTCCGGATTGGGAGCACGTACATGTTGTTGACGAGATGAAACAGTTTTACGATTTTCCTATTTTTATTGATAATGATGTGAGAGTTAATCTTTACGGTGAATGGCTACAAGGTGCCGGAAAAGGCTATAACAATCTAGTTCTGATCACACTGGGAACTGGATTGGGATCTGGAATCGTGAACGATGGAAAAGTGATCTACGGTACGTCTTATAGCGCTGGTGAAATCGGGCATATGAATATGTACAGGAACGGACGTCCCTGCAAATGTGGAAGCTCGGGTTGCTTGGGTCGCTATGTGTCCGCGATTGGCATGGTGAATACTTTTAAAGAGAAGCTGAAAGAAGGCCGAACAAGTATTATTCAGACCTGGACTAATAATCAAGAAGAGCAAATTACCGCGTTAATGATATCTGAAGCCTACGAGCTTGGAGACGCCCTCTCTATAGAGGTAATGCAAGAGACAGGTTCTATACTTGGATTTGGCTTAGCGAATGTTGTGAATATCCTCAACCCTGATCTTATTATTGTAGGTGGGGGAATGGCAGCTGCGGGAGACAAACTGCTTCAACCCGTAAGAGAAACTGTAAATCAACATGCGCTGAAGCTATCTGGCAGTAAGTGTAGAATTGTTCAAGCGGAGCTTGGAAGTCGGGCCGGAACTATAGGTGCTGCTTCATATGCATATAGTAAGCTTCAAGATGTAGAGTAACTGATCGTTGCTTAGAATTACTTGTTAATTTAGTTTGGACTGGAACCAGACGGAGCCGCCCGGAATACAACAGTAATAAAATCCGTGGAGGTGCTGTTATGTTTGCAGTCATGCAATTAATAGGTGGAGTGATCCTGTCTTTGGGATGGATTCCTCAGATTGTTCAGATCTTGAAATCAAAATCCGTAGCCGATTTAAATTTGAAGTCGTATTTGCTTATGCTGCTCGGGATTAGTCTAATGGAAGCTTACGCGATCAGTTTGGCGGTTACGGGGGTAGGTTTAGCTTTTTTGATTACAAATACGA
The window above is part of the Paenibacillus sp. FSL K6-0276 genome. Proteins encoded here:
- a CDS encoding ROK family protein, with product MKRFIIGIDLGGTNIKAGIYDTDFIAVKEVSTPTEAAKGPSHVLGRIREAVRLITDEVNIPLNLIVGMGIGVPGLLDPVAGISFFSPNFPDWEHVHVVDEMKQFYDFPIFIDNDVRVNLYGEWLQGAGKGYNNLVLITLGTGLGSGIVNDGKVIYGTSYSAGEIGHMNMYRNGRPCKCGSSGCLGRYVSAIGMVNTFKEKLKEGRTSIIQTWTNNQEEQITALMISEAYELGDALSIEVMQETGSILGFGLANVVNILNPDLIIVGGGMAAAGDKLLQPVRETVNQHALKLSGSKCRIVQAELGSRAGTIGAASYAYSKLQDVE
- a CDS encoding PRK06851 family protein, whose translation is MNGTILNFFAGGNTARGFYNLYESSLQGLTRLFVLKGGPGTGQTKLIREIGDHMAKQGYEIWFIHTASDNDSLDGVVIPKLNVGIVDGTAPRVINPELPEESIVYLDLEQAADQFQLSQHKLEIDNLVGAIKQEHELAYAGFAEALRIHDEWEAIYIAKMNYQAADELTQEYIQLLYSDRKFEKASRVDHRFLGAATPKGAMDFVPNLTAGLKRYLVKGRAGSGKSTLLKKIAAEGIKRGFDVEIYHCGFDPNSLDMIIVRELGFAIFDSTAPHEYYPDRATDEIVDMYSRCIQPGTDEEHSEAIAGIKERYSSTMKQSTQHLTDAKVFLDALKQIYASTVDFVRVDQIKSQIVQEINEIVESPLEV
- a CDS encoding PQ-loop domain-containing transporter encodes the protein MFAVMQLIGGVILSLGWIPQIVQILKSKSVADLNLKSYLLMLLGISLMEAYAISLAVTGVGLAFLITNTMSLCVVLLVIILVIKYRTR
- a CDS encoding AzlD domain-containing protein, with protein sequence MTILIIMGMAIITFSFRFVPLLFTNHTNGSSKVQALLEYLPIAVLSALTVPGIIQVDPDVNLVGIASGTVAVILVLIRKIPLLFVILGSVSAALLVKMLTMYF
- a CDS encoding PLP-dependent aminotransferase family protein produces the protein MKHDLLITLDKERQIPFSRQIYEQVRNAIHSGALSGGDPLPPSRTLANQLGVSRSVILQSYELLQAEGYLEMRKGAGTFIAELTLQEKVTKDYESPYNFITKGPDFLTLNPPSTSEVDHLNPVFCDFRHGVPAWDAFPMDQWQKALMNACRRASPDTLGYGPAEGSLGLRREIARLLRSTRSMPVVPEQIVITSGATQALDILSRIFLFKGDRVIVEDPSHSVMREIFSFAGAEVISVKVDQDGICVEEIQTNSDNGKEVNLQKSPKLVYVTPSHQFPFGMTLSLKRRVQLLDWAKANHAFIIEDDYDSEYRYEGPKLSALAGLDVEGRVIYVGSFSKVLFPSLRIGYVVLPPALIQSFLAVKWITGRMSSALDQEALAEFIQNGHYARHVTQMGKLYASRRACLVNSLNTEFGSRVRYYGEEAGLHLLIELESDAEENRIAEVALRYGVRVYPASSYFVRSKPKGPVFLLGYSNLSENQIKMGVNRLMIAEIEAEAAVSRSHL
- a CDS encoding AzlC family ABC transporter permease, with translation MNDQRMMFRLGLKDSIAIVAGFIPACFTFGLVGKGLGLGSLEVFLLSALVFAEASQFIGVKMLAA